Within the Desulfotignum phosphitoxidans DSM 13687 genome, the region GGAACTGCCCAACTGGGCGTTCTGGGGAATCTGCCTGGGTCTGGGCCTGTTGATCACAGGGATCAAGGGACTGGGCACGGCGTTCGGCCTGGGCAGAGAAATCAAGAAAAAAGACAAACAGATCTCGGAACTGACAGCGTTGAACACCGACCTGCAGGCCCGTCTGGATGTATTTCTTCATGATCCTTATATTAAAAAAGGGCTGTCCGACACCAAAGAACCTGAAACCGATCTGCCAGCGCCGCCGGAGCCCACCCAATCAGACGACCCGGATCCGGCCCCATCAACTCCCAAGGAATAGTACATTTTAACACCCATCCATGAGCGAGCCCAGACAAACCCCCATGATGGCCCAGTATCTGGACATCAAGGAACAATACAAGGATGCCATTCTTTTTTACCGGATGGGAGATTTCTATGAAATGTTCCATGAAGATGCCAAAAAAGCCGCTGCCATCCTTGAAATCGCACTGACATCCAGAAACAAAAACGAGGATGCCCCCGTGCCCATGTGCGGTGTTCCTTACCGGGCCGCTGACACCTATATTGCCAGGCTCATTGAAAACGGATGCAAAGTGGCGGTCTGCGACCAGGTGGAAGAGGCCTCCGCAGCCAAAGGCCTGGTGAAACGGGAAGTGGTCCGGGTCATCACGCCGGGGATGATCCTGAATGAAACATTGCTGGATCAGACCACCAACAATTTTCTGATCGCCCTTTCCATGATCCGGGACCGGGCCGCCCTGGCCTGTCTGGATATTTCCACGGGCACTTTCACCACCTGCGAAATCCTTAAAAAAGGGGCCGGTATACCCAATGCCCTGATAGATGAAGCTCTCAAACTGGATCCCAGAGAAATTCTACTGCCGGAACATATGGAAAAAGATCCGGCGTTTCGCTCTGTTCGCCAGGCCCTGACCGGCCGCCAGATCACATACCTTTCTCCATCCATTTTCCGGGAATCAGATGCCAGGGATCGTTTGATTGAAAAATTCAACACCATCACGCTCAACGGATTCGGTATCGATCAGATGCCGGCGGCCATCAGTGCTGCCGGGGCCGTGACGGCTTATGTCCAGGACACCCAGATGCAGGATACCACCCATATTTTTCAGATCTGCCCCTATGATCTGGAACAGTTTTTAAAACTGGATGAGCGGACATGCCGGAACCTGGAGCTGCTGGCCAACCTCCAGACCCGGGACAAAAAAGGATCGCTCATCTCAATTTTGGACAAGACCGCCACGGCCATGGGCAGCCGTAAAATCAAAACCTGGCTGCGGCATCCTCTGGTGAACCGGGAAGAGATCGAACTGCGGTTTGAAGCGATCCAGATGTTAATGGATGCCCCCCATCTTCACAAGACGCTGATCACCCTTCTCAAATCCGTGTATGACCTGGAACGTCTGGGCAGCAAGGTGTCCATGGGCCAGGGCAATGCCAGGGACCTGCTGGCATTGAAAAACTCGTTGCTCTGTCTGCCGGAATTATTTTCCACCTTAAACCGTCTGGACCATCCCTTGCTCAACGGCAGCCGGGTCCAGGATCTGACACCGGTACTGGCACAGCTGGGCAATCTGGCCGGTCTTGTCGACACGGCCATCCGGGAGGATGCGCCCCATGTGCTCAATGAAGGCGGCCTGATCAACGATGGCTACAGCCCGGAACTCGACGAGCTGGTATCCGTTTCCAGAGATGGAAAATCCTGGATTGCCAAAACCCAGGCCGAAGAAAAGGAAAAAACCGGGCTGTCTTCTTTGAAAATCAAATACAACAAGGTATTCGGATATTTTATCGAAGTTTCCAAAACGCAAGCCCCCCAGGTACCGGATCATTATATTCGAAAACAGACCCTGGTGAATGCGGAACGGTTTATCACCGATGAAATGAAAGAAGTGGAATCCAAAATTCTGTCCGCCCAGGATAAACGCAACGCCCTGGAATATGATCTGTTTTGTTCGGTGCGGGACCAGGTGGTGGACAATGCCGTGACCATTTTAAAAATGGCGGATTTCATTGCCACTGTGGATGTGCTCCAGGGCCTGGCCCGGACCGCATCGGAAAATGGCTATACCCGCCCGGAAATCAATGATCAGGGCCGCATTGCCATTACCCACGGCCGGCACCCGGTGGTGGAAAAACTGATCATCGGCGAACGGTATGTACCCAACTCCATTGATATGGACAATGAACAAAACCAGATTCTGCTGATCACCGGCCCGAACATGGCCGGAAAATCCACAGTGCTCCGGCAGGTGGCCCTGACTGTGATCATGGCCCAGATGGGGGCGTTCGTGCCGGCGCAAAACGCGTCTTTGTGCCTGGTGGACCGGATCTTCACCCGGGTGGGGGCTCTGGACAATTTAAGCGCCGGCCAGTCCACGTTCATGGTGGAAATGGAGGAAACCGCCAACATCGTGAACAATGCCACCCCCCGGTCCCTGGTGATTCTGGATGAAATCGGCCGGGGGACCTCCACATATGACGGCATGAGCATTGCCTGGGCCGTGGCCCGGTATCTTCATGATCTGGCCGGAAAAGGCGTCAAAACCCTGTTTGCCACCCATTATCACGAACTGATCCGGCTGGCGGACACCCATCCCCGGATACGAAATTTTCATATCGCGGTCAAAGAATTCAACGACAATATCGTTTTTTTGCGGCAGCTGAAAAAAGGGGGGACCAACAAAAGCTACGGCATTCAGGTGGCCCGCCTGGCCGGAGTTCCCCATGAAATTATAGAAGATGCCAAACAGATCATGACCGCAATTGAACAAACCGATCCCAGGCAGATACCGCATGAACCGCATGTTCGAAAACCCGCTTCCGGAAAACGAAGAAAAAAAAATATCGCTGATGGACAGATGGAGCTGTTCACCCCCAAGGAAACCGAATTGGTGGAGATGCTCAAACAGGTGGATATTTCCGGAATGACCCCCCTGGACGGCTTGAATTTTTTAAACGACATGAAAAAAAAGGCAGGTATCTGATTCATGCCCTTTTGGCGATTGCATAAGATATGCCGTAAATCTTTGACACTTGCGGGGGCCATGATCTGCATGTCCCTGTTTTGTGCAGGTTTCATGGAAACCGCCATGGCAACGGCTCCCCGACAGGAATACCTGGCGGCGGATGCCGCGTTCAAAGAACTGCGCCATTCACCGGTCAAACGCCAGAAAGTCTCGGAATGGCTGCACTGCATCCACCTTTATGAAGCCATCTACAAAACCCATCCCCAGAGCACCTGGGCCCCGGCCGGCATGTACCGGGCATCTGAACTTTATCTGCAGTTGTTTACCCTGTCCGATGACACCATGTTTCGAACCCGGGCCGTTGACCTGCTGGTGCGAATCCGGAATAAATATCCATCGTCCGCCTACAACGAACGCGCGGCATCCCAGCTTAAAGCGCTTTCGGAAAATCCGGATCCTCAAGCCCATCCTCCCCGGCATATCCGTTCCAAAAAAGCGGAAACCCAAAAAGAACGCCTTTCTCAAATAGCCGATGATACCAACCCCGCGGACACAGCAAAGCAGACTGTGACTGTGGCGCAGCCAACTGCCGACATTGATGCTGTTTTAGAGGATTTATCCCCGGATTCGGAAAAAAACCGGTCTGTCCAAAAAAATGACCTTGGTTCTGATAAAACCGGCCCGGACGCCTATATCACGGATCTGAGGTTCTGGTCCAACCCGGAATACACCCGCATCGTCATCAATGCGGATCAGGACCGGTCATTTTCCCATCATCTTCTCAAAAAAGATCCGGACCTGAACATCCCGTTTCAGCGGCTGTACGTGGACATTCCCCAGGCCCTTCTGGGGAAAGGGGTATCGGAACATACCCCCATCAACGACAATTTGCTCAAGCAGGCCCGGGCCGGTCAGTTTTTACCCCATACCGTCCGGGTGGTGGTGGATATCAAGTCTTTTGAAAATTATAAAATATTTTCTTTGAATGACCCTTTCCGGATTGTCATTGATGTCTGGGGGACCGACAACAGCGCCACGGATCCGGGTCAGGCTTCTCAAATGGCGGCGCAAACAGAAAAATTATTCAAAACCAGCCCCATGACCACGGACAATCTCAAATCCTCGGATATTGCCCGGCAGCTGGCCCTGGGCGTACATAAAATCGTGATCGATCCGGGCCATGGGGGCAGTGATCCCGGCGCACCGGGCTATGCCAAAGGGGTCTGGGAAAAAGACATTGTACTGAAACTGGCCCACAAACTGGCGGACAAACTTCGGGACCGGCTGCGCTGTACCGTGATTCTCACCCGGGACCGTGATAAAAAACTAACGCTGGAAGAACGCACGGCCATCGCCAACACCCAGCGGGCCGATCTGTTTATTTCCCTGCACACCAACGCGGCCCGAAACAAAAATCTGGCCGGCATCGAAACGTATCTTTTGAACCTGGCCACGGATGAACAGGCCATTGCCGTGGCGGCCCGGGAAAACGCCACGTCCAAGAAAAATATTTCCGATCTTGAATTCATTTTAAGCGATTTAATGAAACACGCCAAAATCGGTGAATCCACCCGCCTGGCCAATGACGTTCATCAGTCTCTGGTTCAGGGAATGAAAAAAAAATATTCAAACATCACAGATCTGGGTGTGAAACAGGCCCCGTTTTATGTGCTTTTGGGCGCGCGCATGCCCGCCATTCTCGTTGAAACCTCATTTGTATCCAATAGACTGGAATGTGAGCGGCTGCTGAATGCCGCCTACCAGGATGACCTGTGTGACGCCATTGCCACGGGGGTCCAGAAATATGTGGATGCAACCAATCCACGGCAATTATGATCCATAAACCTGAAATTCAACCGTCAGCAAAAAAGGAGATATGATCATGTCTTTTGAAACCATTATTTTTACCAAGGAAAATAACATTGCCCTGATACAGTTCAACCGGCCCAAGGCATTGAATGCATTGAACAATCAATTGTTTGACGAACTGGACCAGGCCCTGGACCAGGTGGCGGCCGATGCCGATATCCGGGTGCTGGTGCTCACCGGAGCCGGGGAAAAAGCGTTTGTCGCAGGGGCGGACATAGTGGAACTGAGCCGCATGACCCCGCTCCAGGGTAAAAAATTTTCCAGAAAAGGACAGAACGTGTTTTCAAAAATCGAGAACCTGCCCATTCCGGCCATTGCCGCTGTGAACGGATATGCCCTGGGCGGGGGGTCTGAAGCGGCCCTGGCCTGTGATTTTATCTATGCATCTGAAAAAGCCGTGTTCGGGCTGCCGGAAATCACTTTGGGCCTGATCCCGGGATTCGGCGGGACCCAGCGCCTGGCACGCCTGGTGGGAACCAACCGGGCCAGGGAAATGGTGTTTACCGGCAAAAACATCACGGCCCAGCAGGCCTATGAATTCGGCATGGTCAACCAGGTCTGTGCTTCGGAAGCACTCATGGACACGGTGATGAAAACCGCCGGTGTCATCGCCTCCCGGGGACGGGCATCCTTGCGGGCCGCCAAGGAAGTGATCCACAACGGCACCAATGTGGATCTGGAAACCGGATGCCGGATTGAAAATGATGCCTTCGGCCTGACCATGGCCAGTGAGGATGCAAAAGAAGGCACGGCTGCATTTCTTGAAAAACGAAAACCCCAATTCAAAGGAACACTTGACTAGCCCGGCCGATTTCAGCCGGGCATAGCGCATGTTTGCAAAAAAGGAACCCCCCATGCCCATTTTTGATATTGATTTTGAAACCATGCCCAGGGAGGGCCTGGAAGCCATTCAGTTGCGGCGGTTACAGACGACCATTGCCCGTGTGTACGCCACGGTGCCGTTTTACAGGCAACAATTTGACAACGCAGGGATTACCCCCAAAGATATCCAGTCGCTTAAGGATCTGCAACATGTTCCTTTTACCATTAAGCAGGATCTAAGGGACAACTATCCTTACGGCATGTTTGCCGTTCCCATGGAACAGGTGGTGAGAATCCACGCCTCTTCCGGCACCACGGGCCAGCCCACGGTGGTGGGATATACCCGCCGGGATGTGGACACCTGGGCCAGTCTCATGGCAAGGAGCCTGGCTGCGGCCGGTGCCGGTGCCGGGGACATTATCCACAACGCTTTCGGGTATGGATTGTTCACCGGCGGCTTAGGGGCCCACTATGGGGCGGAGCGGCTGGGGGCGTCCGTGATTCCGGTTTCCGGCGGCAATACCAAACGCCAGATCACGATCATGAAAGATTTCAAACCCACGATTTTATGCGGTACCCCGTCTTATATCCTTCATCTGGCGGAAGTGGCCGATGACATGGGGGTGGATTTCAAGGATCTGTTTTTCAAATCCGGGATTTTCGGCGCAGAACCCTGGACGGAAAACATGCGCCAGGAACTGGAATCCAAGCTTCATCTCAAAGCCGTGGATATTTACGGGCTCAGTG harbors:
- a CDS encoding LapA family protein — its product is MKTIKFLILLIILGLAGLLIYQNIDYFTSKEMLTLNLKFTGWTAPELPNWAFWGICLGLGLLITGIKGLGTAFGLGREIKKKDKQISELTALNTDLQARLDVFLHDPYIKKGLSDTKEPETDLPAPPEPTQSDDPDPAPSTPKE
- the mutS gene encoding DNA mismatch repair protein MutS, yielding MSEPRQTPMMAQYLDIKEQYKDAILFYRMGDFYEMFHEDAKKAAAILEIALTSRNKNEDAPVPMCGVPYRAADTYIARLIENGCKVAVCDQVEEASAAKGLVKREVVRVITPGMILNETLLDQTTNNFLIALSMIRDRAALACLDISTGTFTTCEILKKGAGIPNALIDEALKLDPREILLPEHMEKDPAFRSVRQALTGRQITYLSPSIFRESDARDRLIEKFNTITLNGFGIDQMPAAISAAGAVTAYVQDTQMQDTTHIFQICPYDLEQFLKLDERTCRNLELLANLQTRDKKGSLISILDKTATAMGSRKIKTWLRHPLVNREEIELRFEAIQMLMDAPHLHKTLITLLKSVYDLERLGSKVSMGQGNARDLLALKNSLLCLPELFSTLNRLDHPLLNGSRVQDLTPVLAQLGNLAGLVDTAIREDAPHVLNEGGLINDGYSPELDELVSVSRDGKSWIAKTQAEEKEKTGLSSLKIKYNKVFGYFIEVSKTQAPQVPDHYIRKQTLVNAERFITDEMKEVESKILSAQDKRNALEYDLFCSVRDQVVDNAVTILKMADFIATVDVLQGLARTASENGYTRPEINDQGRIAITHGRHPVVEKLIIGERYVPNSIDMDNEQNQILLITGPNMAGKSTVLRQVALTVIMAQMGAFVPAQNASLCLVDRIFTRVGALDNLSAGQSTFMVEMEETANIVNNATPRSLVILDEIGRGTSTYDGMSIAWAVARYLHDLAGKGVKTLFATHYHELIRLADTHPRIRNFHIAVKEFNDNIVFLRQLKKGGTNKSYGIQVARLAGVPHEIIEDAKQIMTAIEQTDPRQIPHEPHVRKPASGKRRKKNIADGQMELFTPKETELVEMLKQVDISGMTPLDGLNFLNDMKKKAGI
- a CDS encoding N-acetylmuramoyl-L-alanine amidase, producing MATAPRQEYLAADAAFKELRHSPVKRQKVSEWLHCIHLYEAIYKTHPQSTWAPAGMYRASELYLQLFTLSDDTMFRTRAVDLLVRIRNKYPSSAYNERAASQLKALSENPDPQAHPPRHIRSKKAETQKERLSQIADDTNPADTAKQTVTVAQPTADIDAVLEDLSPDSEKNRSVQKNDLGSDKTGPDAYITDLRFWSNPEYTRIVINADQDRSFSHHLLKKDPDLNIPFQRLYVDIPQALLGKGVSEHTPINDNLLKQARAGQFLPHTVRVVVDIKSFENYKIFSLNDPFRIVIDVWGTDNSATDPGQASQMAAQTEKLFKTSPMTTDNLKSSDIARQLALGVHKIVIDPGHGGSDPGAPGYAKGVWEKDIVLKLAHKLADKLRDRLRCTVILTRDRDKKLTLEERTAIANTQRADLFISLHTNAARNKNLAGIETYLLNLATDEQAIAVAARENATSKKNISDLEFILSDLMKHAKIGESTRLANDVHQSLVQGMKKKYSNITDLGVKQAPFYVLLGARMPAILVETSFVSNRLECERLLNAAYQDDLCDAIATGVQKYVDATNPRQL
- a CDS encoding enoyl-CoA hydratase-related protein translates to MSFETIIFTKENNIALIQFNRPKALNALNNQLFDELDQALDQVAADADIRVLVLTGAGEKAFVAGADIVELSRMTPLQGKKFSRKGQNVFSKIENLPIPAIAAVNGYALGGGSEAALACDFIYASEKAVFGLPEITLGLIPGFGGTQRLARLVGTNRAREMVFTGKNITAQQAYEFGMVNQVCASEALMDTVMKTAGVIASRGRASLRAAKEVIHNGTNVDLETGCRIENDAFGLTMASEDAKEGTAAFLEKRKPQFKGTLD
- a CDS encoding phenylacetate--CoA ligase family protein; the encoded protein is MPIFDIDFETMPREGLEAIQLRRLQTTIARVYATVPFYRQQFDNAGITPKDIQSLKDLQHVPFTIKQDLRDNYPYGMFAVPMEQVVRIHASSGTTGQPTVVGYTRRDVDTWASLMARSLAAAGAGAGDIIHNAFGYGLFTGGLGAHYGAERLGASVIPVSGGNTKRQITIMKDFKPTILCGTPSYILHLAEVADDMGVDFKDLFFKSGIFGAEPWTENMRQELESKLHLKAVDIYGLSEIIGPGVSIECKEEQKGLHVFEDHFIVEIIDPETGEVLPYGESGELVFTSLTKEAFPVIRYRTRDISSLNPTPCACGRTFVRMTKPAGRTDDMLIIRGVNVFPSQIESVLMENQTIRPHYQLEVDRKGNLDTLTVKVEINEKVFSDDIKSLQTMENKIAYDIKEMLGVTAKVRLVEPKTIQRSQGKAVRVIDKRNF